A single window of Desulfovibrio sp. G11 DNA harbors:
- a CDS encoding XRE family transcriptional regulator, translated as MKTFSQAGLTKAFAQRLRQRREELGMHKQDMAARVGVSLTTIQKYENGQMPKGEYAVRLADTLDCSLDWLLAGKGAADGSGQNCGEARLVMVPMVEARLSAGTGSFETGGDVLRHYAFRWDFLRRKGNPSQMVLLRVSGDSMQPRIMHNDVVLIDQTQRDPVPGRIYAVGVEDMVYLKVVNAMPGRLILTSFNPDYAPIEADTGEQLADLVRVIGRAVWVGRELD; from the coding sequence ATGAAAACATTCTCCCAGGCTGGATTGACCAAGGCTTTTGCGCAGCGCCTTCGCCAGCGCCGCGAAGAACTTGGCATGCACAAGCAGGATATGGCCGCCAGGGTGGGGGTGAGCCTTACCACCATTCAGAAATATGAAAACGGGCAGATGCCGAAGGGCGAATACGCTGTGCGTCTGGCGGACACGCTGGACTGCTCGCTGGACTGGCTGCTTGCCGGCAAGGGCGCGGCAGACGGCAGCGGGCAAAACTGCGGAGAGGCCAGACTGGTGATGGTTCCCATGGTGGAGGCGCGTCTTTCGGCGGGAACCGGCAGCTTTGAAACCGGCGGTGATGTGCTGCGTCACTATGCCTTTCGCTGGGATTTTTTGCGCCGCAAGGGCAATCCGTCGCAGATGGTGCTGTTGCGGGTATCTGGCGACAGCATGCAGCCGCGCATCATGCACAATGACGTTGTGCTGATAGACCAGACTCAGCGCGATCCCGTGCCGGGGCGCATATACGCTGTGGGTGTGGAGGATATGGTGTATCTCAAGGTGGTCAATGCCATGCCGGGCAGGCTTATCCTGACAAGCTTCAATCCGGACTACGCGCCCATTGAGGCGGATACGGGCGAGCAACTGGCCGATCTTGTGCGGGTTATCGGACGTGCCGTGTGGGTTGGACGGGAACTGGACTAG
- a CDS encoding IS3 family transposase (programmed frameshift), giving the protein MRKTKFSEYQIVKILKAVEGGRTVVDVCREHGVSSATYYKWKSKYGGMEASDIQRMKDLEAENRKLKQMFADLSLENMALKDVIGKKTLRPVQRKEFVMHMVNAFELSLRKACAAMGISRSYYAYKPHPRDDSDVIAALTELAEKKPTWGFSKLFNVLRQQGKPWNHKKVWRVYCLLKMNLKRKAKKRLPQASRTAVAQPLAPNHCWSIDFMRDTLYSGRVFRTFNAVDDYNREALAVEIDTNMPAGRVVRVLDRVAEERGCYPERLRMDNGPEFSGTVMAAWAESHGVNLEFIQPGKPTQNSYIERFNRTYREEVLDLYVFNSLSEVRAITEDFIREYNEERPHESLGNMSPINFAAQRAGGSPCPLGNPPKTAGSLYS; this is encoded by the exons ATGCGCAAAACGAAGTTCAGCGAGTACCAGATCGTCAAGATCTTGAAGGCAGTGGAAGGCGGACGGACTGTCGTCGATGTCTGCCGCGAGCACGGCGTGAGCAGCGCCACGTACTACAAGTGGAAGTCAAAGTATGGCGGCATGGAGGCATCCGATATCCAACGGATGAAGGATCTCGAAGCGGAGAACCGCAAGCTCAAGCAGATGTTCGCCGACCTCAGCCTGGAAAACATGGCGCTCAAGGATGTGATCG GAAAAAAAACTCTGAGGCCAGTTCAACGCAAGGAATTTGTCATGCACATGGTCAACGCGTTTGAGTTGAGCTTGCGCAAGGCATGCGCGGCCATGGGCATCAGTAGGAGCTACTACGCCTACAAGCCGCATCCGCGGGACGACAGCGATGTCATCGCAGCCTTGACTGAACTGGCCGAGAAAAAGCCTACATGGGGCTTCAGTAAGCTTTTCAACGTCCTTCGCCAGCAGGGCAAGCCCTGGAACCACAAGAAGGTTTGGAGGGTTTACTGCCTCTTGAAAATGAACCTGAAGCGCAAGGCCAAGAAGCGGCTTCCGCAAGCCTCTCGGACGGCAGTAGCCCAGCCGCTTGCGCCAAACCATTGCTGGTCGATCGATTTCATGCGGGACACCCTTTACAGCGGTCGCGTCTTCAGGACTTTCAACGCTGTAGATGATTACAACCGTGAGGCCTTGGCCGTGGAAATCGATACCAATATGCCAGCAGGACGAGTGGTAAGGGTGCTGGATCGGGTCGCCGAAGAGCGTGGCTGCTATCCCGAAAGGTTGCGAATGGACAATGGTCCGGAGTTCTCGGGGACTGTCATGGCGGCCTGGGCAGAATCGCATGGCGTGAATCTGGAGTTCATTCAGCCTGGCAAACCCACCCAGAACTCATACATCGAGCGGTTCAACCGGACCTACAGAGAGGAAGTCCTGGATTTGTACGTGTTCAACAGCCTGAGCGAAGTTCGGGCCATTACGGAGGACTTTATTCGTGAGTACAACGAGGAACGTCCTCATGAATCTCTGGGGAATATGTCGCCGATAAATTTTGCTGCCCAGAGGGCAGGGGGATCCCCCTGCCCTCTGGGCAACCCCCCGAAAACTGCCGGGAGTCTCTACAGCTAA
- a CDS encoding regulatory protein GemA, translated as MSRLMGMIRVAKAQLGMDEDTYREFLHNTLGKRSLAGSTDKDQWRVVEALKRLGFQPRPVHKGKELPSDPQAKKIRALWLTMADCGIVKNRSEEAIASYVKRITGQTLDTATVKQCQVVIETLKKWWDRCDDPAIRAKCLAVLRDETDAPSAINGAPVTEVEYGRIQ; from the coding sequence ATGAGCAGGCTCATGGGCATGATCCGCGTGGCCAAGGCACAGCTTGGCATGGATGAGGATACCTACCGAGAGTTTCTGCACAATACCCTGGGCAAGCGGTCTCTGGCAGGCAGCACGGACAAGGATCAATGGCGCGTGGTGGAGGCGCTAAAGAGACTGGGCTTTCAGCCCCGCCCCGTCCACAAGGGCAAAGAATTGCCCAGTGACCCACAGGCGAAAAAAATACGGGCTCTGTGGCTGACCATGGCGGATTGCGGCATCGTCAAAAACCGCTCAGAAGAGGCGATTGCCAGCTATGTAAAGCGTATCACCGGGCAGACTCTTGACACTGCAACGGTAAAGCAGTGCCAGGTGGTCATTGAGACTCTCAAAAAATGGTGGGATCGTTGCGATGACCCTGCCATCAGGGCAAAATGCCTCGCCGTGTTGCGGGACGAGACCGATGCGCCGTCCGCCATTAATGGCGCGCCGGTCACTGAGGTAGAGTATGGGCGCATACAGTGA
- a CDS encoding Mor transcription activator family protein produces the protein MGAYSDRAAEILEMVTSIIDQEAAKGTKGLGKRVADIVADQFGGQQVYFPFDRKRRDARIYADFRGDNIHALATHYRLSTKQIYEILDKERAKRRQKQTLLPGVSLGGQQ, from the coding sequence ATGGGCGCATACAGTGACAGAGCAGCGGAAATTCTGGAAATGGTGACCAGCATCATTGACCAGGAGGCTGCCAAGGGCACCAAAGGGCTCGGTAAGCGTGTGGCGGACATCGTTGCAGACCAGTTCGGCGGGCAACAAGTGTATTTCCCGTTTGACCGCAAGCGTCGGGACGCGCGTATTTATGCTGATTTCCGTGGCGATAATATCCATGCGCTGGCAACGCACTACAGGCTCTCAACGAAACAAATCTATGAAATATTGGATAAAGAGCGTGCAAAAAGACGTCAGAAACAGACATTACTGCCCGGCGTGAGCCTTGGAGGTCAGCAATGA
- a CDS encoding helix-turn-helix domain-containing protein produces MDKKTYTVSELADLLGVESKHIYNAKASKGIPSSGSMKRVVVDEMRKRGITFDQVVPAPRVGGKSKKPLSIQSDEGQPERGWQEATMMTAGTRIADVDLCAEWPFDLLVQAVRTKLPVNTSITINN; encoded by the coding sequence ATGGATAAGAAAACCTACACCGTGTCGGAATTGGCTGATTTGCTGGGCGTAGAGTCCAAGCACATATATAACGCCAAGGCGTCTAAGGGGATCCCATCGTCGGGTTCCATGAAAAGGGTCGTCGTCGATGAAATGCGCAAGCGCGGTATCACTTTTGATCAAGTGGTACCCGCCCCAAGGGTGGGTGGCAAATCTAAAAAGCCCTTGAGCATCCAGTCCGATGAAGGCCAGCCAGAACGAGGGTGGCAAGAAGCAACTATGATGACTGCCGGCACTCGGATAGCCGATGTCGACCTCTGCGCCGAATGGCCGTTTGACTTACTCGTCCAGGCCGTCAGGACAAAGCTGCCCGTTAACACGTCCATCACGATCAACAATTAG